Part of the Methylovirgula sp. 4M-Z18 genome is shown below.
CCTTGGCCCCGGCGAGAAAAATGGTCGGCAGGCCGAGCAGGAAGGAAAAGCGCGCCGCCTCCTCCCGTTCAAAATCGCGGAACAGCGCGGCGGTGAGGGTCGAGCCCGACCGTGACACGCCGGGGATGAGCGCGCCGACCTGGGCAATGCCGACGATGATGAAGTCGAGCATGCCGGCGTCGCCGACATGCCGTTCGTGCCGGGCGAGGAGTTCGGCGAGCGCCAGCAGCGCACCCATGACGATACAGGCGACGCCGATCACCCACAGGGCGCGCAACGGAGAGCCGCAGGCGTTGAGATGTTTTTCCAGCAGCAGGCCGGCGATGCCGATCGGAATCGTGCCGATGATGATGCCGAGGCCGAAGCGGAAAGTGCGGTCGTTGAAATCCCGGCGCATGACGGCGCCCAGCGTGCCGAGGGTCAAGCCTTTAACGTCACGCCAGAAATAGCTCACGACCGCGGCCAAGGCGGCAAGCTGGATGGAAGCCGAGAAGGCCGAGCCCGGGTCCTGCCAGCCGAGCATGGCGGGCACGATGCGCATATGCGCGGTGGAGGAGATCGGCAAAAGCTCGGTAATGCCCTGGACAATGCCTAAAAACGCGACCTTGGCATAGCCAAGCGCCACAAAACCCGTGTCGATACCTTCCGTGCAGGCGCCAGCCATGTCGAAACCTTAATCTGATGGGACGAAACGAACGCCGTCATAGCGCGTTATAGTTGACGATGTCTTGCGGTTTTCGACGCATACGCGGCGATGAGGCCTGTCGCAAGATACATGGTGTGAAGCAGCGCGAACGGTCCACTTTGTTTGCGTGCTCACGGAGATGCCATCTTAACATGTTGATTGATTTAGGAAAATCGCTCTATTAGTTTGTTCTCAAATTTTTTTTAAATGGTGGGGGCCTGGCGACGTCGCCGACCGCCCTGAATGTCCACACGCAAAAGCCGTCAATTCTTATCCGGGCTCCTAAAATAAAGGATTGAAAGTAAATTCAATTTTCGCATGTTTTATATATGTTCTTGCGCTGGACTTTGCAAGTGTGCGGCACCTCCGTCATTGCGAGCGAAGCGAAACAGTCCATCTCCTAATCTGAATTGTTTTTCGCTCGTCGCAGCGGGTCGACGTCGAAAACGCCTCCGCAACTGGGAGATGGATTGCGTCGTCGCTGGCGCTCCTTGCAATGACGGATAGGGCATCCCGCAACGATAAAACGGCATATAACCTTTATATTACGGCCTTCCGACCCGCATTTCCCGCTTGCATTCCCTGGGCTTTTCCCGCATAAGCCCCGCTTCCAGATCGCCCGGCTGGTATAGGGCTGCCGTGGCGGTTTGCTTCGCTCAAAGTTGAGTCGAACAGACCCGTAAGGGTCTGAACATGTCTAAAAGGCGGCCCGCCGCCATTGGAGAAGAGCAAAATGCCCAAGTTGAAGACGAAATCCGGCGCGAAAAAGCGCTTCAAGATCACCGGCTCCGGCAAGGTGGTCTATGCCCAGGCTGGCAAGCGCCACGGCATGATCAAGCGGACGAAGAAGCAAATCCGGAACCTGCGCGGCACCGCCGTTATGTTCAAAACAGACGGCGACAACGTCAAAAAATTCTTCCTGCCGAACGGCTGAGGAATTTTCCCGCAATCCGACCCATTCGCTTTTCATTTGGACGAACGCGGCAGGCCGCAAACGTCTATAAGTTCAGGAGATCATTATGGCACGCGTCAAACGCGGCGTTACATCGCACGCCAAGCATAAGAAAACCCTCGATGCGGCAAAGGGCTTCCGCGGCCGCCGCAAAAACACCATCCGCACCGCGAAGGCTGCCGTCGACAAGTCGATGCAATACGCCTACCGCGACCGCAAGAACAAGAAGCGCACCTTCCGCGCTCTGTGGATCCAGCGCCTGAACGCCGCCGTGCGCGAATTCGGCCTGACCTACAGCCGCTTCATCGACGGCCTCGCCAAGGCGGGTGTTGAAGTCGACCGCAAGGTCCTCTCGGAACTGGCGATCCACGAGCCGGCCGCTTTCCAGGCGATCGTCGAAAAGGCCAAGGGCGCCCTGCCGGCTGCCGCTTAAGTTATTGTAAAATGGATCAAAAAGCCCGCCGATTGGCGG
Proteins encoded:
- the rpmI gene encoding 50S ribosomal protein L35 — protein: MPKLKTKSGAKKRFKITGSGKVVYAQAGKRHGMIKRTKKQIRNLRGTAVMFKTDGDNVKKFFLPNG
- the uppP gene encoding undecaprenyl-diphosphatase UppP, translated to MAGACTEGIDTGFVALGYAKVAFLGIVQGITELLPISSTAHMRIVPAMLGWQDPGSAFSASIQLAALAAVVSYFWRDVKGLTLGTLGAVMRRDFNDRTFRFGLGIIIGTIPIGIAGLLLEKHLNACGSPLRALWVIGVACIVMGALLALAELLARHERHVGDAGMLDFIIVGIAQVGALIPGVSRSGSTLTAALFRDFEREEAARFSFLLGLPTIFLAGAKELWTLYKAGIDGYAWSVLFVGVFIASISAFVAIWGLLRILERFSSWPFVIYRIVLGLILLAGAGLGWLS
- the rplT gene encoding 50S ribosomal protein L20 yields the protein MARVKRGVTSHAKHKKTLDAAKGFRGRRKNTIRTAKAAVDKSMQYAYRDRKNKKRTFRALWIQRLNAAVREFGLTYSRFIDGLAKAGVEVDRKVLSELAIHEPAAFQAIVEKAKGALPAAA